The genomic interval ACAACTCGTTATGATACATTAGAAACTAATAAAGTATTTGAAAACTGGGCCGGTGATTCTGATTTAAAAATTATATTAGAACAAGGTGATAAATTTATTAGTAAAGAAATTGAAATATTGGAGAATATAACAATTGAATATGGTATTCCTTCACCTCCGAGAACAACTGTAAACCCTGTAAATATAATTAATAAGGAAGTACTTTCTGATAAGTATATATATAGACATACGTTGGGAGGAATTCAAGCTTTCCTACCCACTCTTGTATATGGAATTACCCATACCATTTCACCTACAATTAGAAACATATTTATTGAATTTCTTACTCAAGAAATAAAATTATATAGTAATTTTTTCGAATACGGTTTACTTAAAGGTTACTTAGCTACACCACCCGCTTATCGAATGTAATATTTAATTCACATTCCAGTCTTCCATCAGTAAAGACTGGTTCTAACCTATAACAGTAAACCTTAACTAATCAATAACAGAATTTTAGATTTTATCTTTGTTTTTACATTTAACTTAGATCCTATTTATTTTTAGAGTTTATAAACTTCTTCTCTGGCTGCCATCTTAACTCCCCTCTTGTTTAAGAATAATTATTAAATTATCCTTCCCAATTTTTTACCAAAAGTCGGCATTTTCAAATCCTTAATCAGATTTCAACATATTTATTCTTACATAGTCCTCTATAAAATAGTTATATTATAAGACAACTTTAATATTTCCTTAACTTAATTATAAACATACCTAATATTAACACTTATGGTGCAATTCCCATATTCTAGTAATAAGTGTTTAGGTTTAGGAAGGGAAGAATATTTTTGGAACGTAAACTAATTTTATTATTCATTTTAATAATAGGCCTCTGGGGTCATAACCGCATGGTAGCTTTAGCTGCGTTTACTTTATTGATCTTAGATGTTTTAAAAATTACTATTATTTATCCCTATATGGAGAGGTATGGAATTAATATCGGTATATTAATTTTAACAATTGCTGTATTAACTCCTATTGCGGAAAACAACATACGCTTACAGGATATCCTGGGCCTGTTTAAAAGTTCCACCGGAATAATCTCTTTAGCTATAGGAATTTTCGTTGCAATTCTCGGTGGGAAAGGGGTTAGCTTATTAGCAGCCCAACCGCAAATTATTACGGGGGTTCTGGTAGGCACTATTATCGGTACTTCCTTTTTGGGGGGAGTTCCGGTCGGCCCGCTAATTGCAGCAGGAATTATCTCTCTTTTAATGTCAATTAAAACTTAAATTCATGATAATTTCCTGAAGAGCTAATAGTTTTTTTAGAAATATTCAGAAAATATGATGATCATTAAACATTATTATGGTACTATGTTAATAATAATAATAACTAATACTACTATTATATTTTGAGGTGTATAGTTGTGAAAATATTGTCTAAATCCAGGAAAGCGGTATATAGAATTTATGATTTAGTTGATGTATTATCTGAGCAATTATGTAGAATGGATCCTTACTGGAAAAAGTGTTTTCCTTGTAATAATAACGGAATATGCTGCAAAAATGTTGATATTCCTTTATATGGAGTAGAGTGGGTATTAGTTTCAGAATATCTTCGTAATTTGCTAACTGAAGATGTTCAAATGATCCAAAATAATCTTAGGAATAATATTAAATGTCCTTTTAGATTATCCTCAAAATGTGCTGTTCATTCCGTAAGGCCTTTGTATTGCCGGATTACACCTTTTTATGCAACTTATCATGAACAGTCTACTGAAATTGAGGTAATGTACCCATCGAAAAATTGTACATTTGTACGACAGCGCTATTTACGGGTAACTGATCGCATGCCACAGCTTTTTGAACGGTTAGGTGAACGATACTTTATTGTATTATCTGAAGTAATTGGAAAATCACCGGAAATGAGGCTGTTGGAGTCCAGTGGGAAACAATACCTTTCTCAGTTACTTGACAACTTCTGTCATATAAACATATTATGATATAAATAATTTTGTAAAAATCATAAAGGAGCTAAAAATTTATGAGTTGGCTTATGTCGTTACTTTTAAACGGCCTTGCTTTATTTATAGCGGATTATTTTGTTGATGGTTTTCAGATTCATGGAATCATCGCAGTAGTTTTGGCCGTTATTATTCTTGGCTTTGTTAATGCAGTTATTCGACCTATAATTGTATTCTTAACTTTTCCGATCACTCTTGTCACGTTAGGTCTGTTTTATTTTGTTATCAACGGAATTACCTTTTACCTGGCCTCCTGGCTTGTTCCGGGCTTTCAAGTTTCTAACTTCGGTGGAGCCTTTTGGGGAGCTATTGTTACCGGACTGCTAAACTGGATTTTAAATGGATTATTTAACAGAAAAGATTAGAAAATATGATTTTCCGGTTGGATAATTGTAATAAAATTAACCAGTATTCTCGATGTAATACCCCAGATTATATAAATACCGTACTCATAAAAATATACGTCATAAGTCCATCTACGCCAGGTCTTTCGATAAACCGGCGGTACTTTTTCCAGAGGGAAATTTTCTGTAGGTTGAACACTTACCTCCATTTTACTGACCTGTGGCGGTGTAGTTAAGAAAAAATCAACCGGAACAGTAAAAACATCTCCAACCTCATTCCGGTTGGGGTTTATTTTTTCGGGCCGGGATATTTTTCCGACATAGGGGTAAATCAGTGCTCCCGATGGAAGAAGCATATAATCCAGGGGTCCGATTAATTCAATCTGATTTTTGGTAATACCCAGTTCTTCTATAGTCTCCCGTACAGCAGTATCCCGGGGGCTTTCCCCTGCTTCAATTTTACCGCCCGGAAAACAAATTTCACCGGGCTGTGTTTTTAGATGTGCGGCGCGAACTTCAAATAAAATGTGGGTCTCCCCTTTGATTTCTATTAATGGTAGCAGCACAGCAGAGGAAAAATATTCCCATTTATTTTGGATATCAGGTGTTCTGTTTATTAATTGATTTACTCCTTCCAACATTCTTATTTCCCCTTTTTTTAAAATTATATTAAAATTATCTGAATTCAATTCAAGCTTTTAAGAAAAAGTACTTGTGACTTCTTTTGTTAAAAAAATTATGTGAAAGGAGAAGAAATATTTTGAAAAGGATTTTTTATAGCTTTGCTCTTATATCCCTAACCGGACTGATAATTGCGTCAAAAATAAATAATGATAACAATAGATATAATGAAGATATACTCATTTCAAAGGAATTAATGTCTAGTGAGGTAGATCCGTCACATTTATCTTCAAATATGACACAAGAAGATATAGAGGCTGCGGAAATTCAAGAGTTTGGTAAAACTTTAAAAGAAATAGCTAAAGATATAGAGCAAAAATATGATCAAATAAAAAATAATTCATCCATCGGAAACGTAGAGATTAATTGGACCTCAGATTATAAAAATTATTCTACGGAAGCCAGCACTCATAGATGGATTACGTGGAAAGGCAAAGATATTCTCAAAGGTGACAATAAGTTAAACTGGTACAACATAGCAAATAATTATAGAAGTTACTTATATAATGGTAGTGACATTGCAGATTTTGAGGGATGGTTTACTTTATTTGTTGATCATTTTCATGACCCTGACACAGATTTAAATCTAATTGGCAGTACTACTTCTGCTGCAGATAAGTGTCAGGAATGTTTCGATCTGGCAGTTGACTATTGGAAAAATAATCTTAAAAACGATGCTATGCTTTATTTGGGAAAAGCATTACATTATTTACAAGATTGTAATATGCCGCATCATGCTGCCCTTTATCCCGTAATCTTAACTTCACATAAAAACTTCGAAAAATATGCAAATTCAGTAAAAGATAATTATGTTTATGTTTTTGGAGGTTATTACAACTGGGCCAAAAGCCCCTTTGATTATTGTGATAGAGCTGCAGGTTATGCAAAAGCATATATTGACTATGTAGATGATGTAAATAATCAAAAAAAATGGGCTTATGTTGCCGATAATAATTTATGTAGAGCACAAAAAACTACAGCCGGGTTAATGGGACAATTCTTTCAAGCAGTAGGTGTAGCTGCAAAAAATTAAGAATAGCCAGTGGTTTTTAGGACTGCCGGCTATCATTTTTTTTTAATATCCGGCACATACCATTCACCATCGATTTTAATTAGATCATTCACATCTATATCTTCGTAAAAAGCCCAGCCCTGGGCTAATTTAGATCTGCAAGCTCAAGTATTCTTATTTATAATTAAAGGTATATTGAGATGTTCTAAAACAAATACTTTACCATTTTCAGGGTTGTATAAAACTCCTGTTTTCTCAGACATATTTTTCACTCCTCGAACAATTATTGATTATTTTAAATTATAGCAGGACTTTAAGTTTTTGTAGTAGAAATTTGTTAAAAAAATATCAGGGGGACAGATAAATGAGATGTGTAGATGACTTTCGCTGTGCAAAATGCCTTAAAGATAAAGAATATATTGAATTGGACTTTTCCATATATGATGATCATAGTGACTTGTGGCTGGATTTCTGTGTGCAGTGTGAGTTAGAGGAAACCGAAGCGGAGAAATATGCTAAAGAAATTTTTTCATCGCTGAGCAAGGAAAATTTCAACAAGAAATATCGTTCAAAAAGATGGCAGGAAATAAATAAGTAATAATACATTATAAAAATTTTATTAGAACTTTCCTGAAGGAAGGTATATACAATGAAGCTCAATCAAGCAACAGATTATGCATTTCGGGCGGTCCTGTATTTGTCTAAGCTCTCCCCGGGAGAAGTGGTGGAGGCCAGGATTATTGCGGAACAAGAGCATATCCCCATGCGTTTTATGTTGAAAATACTCCGCATGCTGACCCAGGCCGGCATTGTGGAATCTTACCGTGGGGGACTTTACCGGCGCCGGTTTGCTGGCTGCAATAATAAAAGAAGAAATAGATATTACAAATTATCAGAAGCGGGTTTTTAATCTTACCTGTGCAGATTTCTTTGCTCAAAAAGAAAATGGGACCTTTTATTTTTAATATCCTCATGAGTAGTTGAACTAGCTTATTTGTAAAATGAAGTGGTTTTTTAACAGAGATATGTCGAATAATACAGAAAGTATGCATTATCATAATAAGAAAATCGGGAGTAGGCTTCCCCGATTTTCTTATGTTTCTAAGATTGATATAATATAATCTGCTATTAAAGCTTCATTTAATATTTGCCTGTGTCCATAAAGGCTGTAAGGAAGTTTTTCTAATCTACTGACAGAAATAATATTTCCTTCTGTAATAGGTTTTTTGTTTATATCTCTTAAAAAAGCCGAACTGGAATGAACGATTAAGTCCTGTTGTGTTGCGAATGTTGCCAGGTGTATGCCGTTTTTTTGAAGTTTTAGAGCAGTTTGTCTTCTAAGGTTTTCTAAATCTACTTTAAATTCATTTTGTAAAATTAACTCGCGTACTGCAATACTTCCCCAAACTGAACCGTTATTCTGAAAAATTTCTAATACAATATTAGGTATATTATAAATTGCGCCCATTAGGGGTGCATTTAGCGTTACCACTCCTTTTATCCGACTAATATTTTCTGTATATTTACTTATAAAATCAAAAGCGATAACCCCTCCCAGGCTGTGTCCTACAAGTATAAACCGGGCTTTTGGATCGGCCGCCGATAATTCCTCAATTAAATCGTTTAAATGTTTTACACTTATTCCAATAGGCTGCCCTGTGTCTTCGGGACTGTACTTGTTAGGGTACCACTCCCCTGCCTTAACTTCTCCCCCGGTATAACTATATTGTAAGAACCTTCTATCACGATATTGGAAACCATACAAAGTTAGTTTTTTTCGAAGACTGCTAAAGCCTATATTACCGTAGCGCGTCCCGTTACATTCGGTCCCTAAACCTTTTATTAGTACTATATATATAGATCTATGAACGGATTTATTAATTACGCTCTGATTAATAATCCTTTGGTTACTAGAATTATTAATTTGGTTTTCACTTTTAACCAGGTGATCAGGGTCAAATAACTGCTGTATGGGTAAAACAGAAACAAGGATAATAACAAGGAAAAAGACTGGTACATATCCTTTAATGTATTTCACGATCTTCTCCAAAATTTGCTATATTCATTAGCGATTCAAACTTTCCGTCTATTACCTTCACCGTTTATTCTATCTAAATTACTTATCGGTCTGTTTTTATGTTAACCCCTGATTTCTATAAAAATTCACGGAAACCGTTTAGTAATTCTTAGCTTAACTCTTAATCACTGAAGATTAATATTCACTTAGCTTTCAACCGTTAACTCACTAAAAGATTTTAAAAGAACATTTTTTTGACTGGTTAACTTATGAAAGTACTCCTGTTCTTCTTCGGATATTGATGTTAAACTGCATAACCGGGTAACTCCCTGAAGAATCGTCAGTGGATTTTTAAGTTCATAAGCAGCGGCTGCTAAAATTCTTTTCATCTCCTGATGCCTTTTAACTGACTCATAATTTGATGTCAAGTGAATTGCCATGGCACAACTTATCGATGATTTATTAAATCTGAGCCAGGTAACACGTTACGAAATAAAATATCAAGAAATTAACCTGAGTCTGATAGTACAAAATATAGCGGTAGAATTTCAAAAAATGCAGCCTCATCGCAAGGTAGAGTTTGTTATTGCACCGGATTTATTTTCTAAAGGGGATTTTCGGCTAATTCGAGTTGCACTGGAAAATCTTATCGGTAATGTATGGAAGTTTACAGAAAAACAACCATATGCAAGGATAGAATTTGGTGTCATAGAACAGGTATCTACCCCCAGATAATTAGACGGATTAACTATAGAACTGCTGGATCCAATCCCACATCCGAAGTCTAAAACTTTTTTATTTGTTAAATCAAAATTTTGCCTAATAATATTATTAATATATAAATCTGCTAATAATTTTGGTCTAACAAGTAATCGGTATAATTTAGGTGATAATTCCATATTAGTTTTATAAACTCCTTATTTTTATTTCAATCACTATAACCTAATATTTCCATATAGTATTATAAATATTAGTATATAACCAAAATCGGTATTAAATCCTGAAGCATATGTACAGCACAAAAATGTCTCAGTAATAGAGAAAGCCCTCGTCAATTGACGGGGGCTTAAAAAAAGATGGACTAACAGAACCTTAATCCGGTGTTATCTATAACAGCATTGTGCCGGCCTGCAATGCCGTAGCAGACCGCCAATCCCAAACCTGTACCACTTTCCTTAGTGGTAAAGAACGGTCTTCCTAACTTATCCAAAATATCGGAAGGAATACCTTCACCCTGATCCTGCACTGACAAAACTACACAGTCATTATCCCCAAAGGTGCCTATTGTCAAAATACCACCGGATTGAAAGTATCAACATCAATTCTTGCATTATTCCTGGCAGCTATACTATAACAGGCTGCCAACCTAACCCGGTACCTTCAGCCTTGTGAGGGAACGTGGTACCAAGCTTGTAACATTCTAACATTATATTTTCCTTTCAAGTTTAATTAGTTATATTACTTAATCTTACGGTATAGCTTTTCTTTTTTGTCAATCTCAGCATATAAGTCTGCTAAGTCTGTAAACACAAGTGACTCTTTATTACCCAGGCCCAGAAATCCCTGTAAACTCAGACTGTCATAAAATAATTTATGTACTTTCATTTGCAGGTACCTGTTAAAATAGATCATTACATTTCTGCATATAATTACATCAAATTCATTAAATAACCCGTCAGTTACTAAATTATGTTGGGCAAAGAAGATATTATTAATAAGGAACGGTTTTAAAACAACATTTTTTTCCATAACTTGATAGTAGTCGGAAAAATCCCTTTTTCCCCCGGCTTTAATATAATTCTCGGTATAAACCCGTATTTTTGATAATGGAAAAACCCCACTCTTTGCTTTTTTTATCATTTCTTCGTTTATATCGGTTGCATAGATTTTTGTTTTACCATACAAACCTTCTTCACTTAAAAGAATAGCCATGGAATATACTTCTTCACCCGAAGAGCATCCTGCGTGCCAAATTCGAGTAAAGGATTTGTTTTTTAAGAACGGCAATATCTTTGTTCTGAATGCTAAAAAAAATCCCGGATCCCGGAACATTTCAGTAACATGGATACAGAAATCATCAAATAACCTCTTCATCGCCCCGTAGTCATGCAGAATTTTCTCTTGTAAACCGGATATGCTGTTCAATCCTTCAGCTTTAATTCTATGCCATATCCTTCTACGTATGGAGGGGTAAACATAATTCCTAAAGTCAAAGCCATAACACTGGTATATACCCTCCAGCAGAAGTTTAACTTCGATTTTTTCCAAATGAGCATCATAACCTGGTGGTTCAGTGTCTTTACGCATGCTCATGGGCCCGGCACCTATTTATACATACCTTTATTAAGAATAAAGGCTGCAATAAATTTACCGGTTTACTGATATAGTCAGTTGCTCCTGCATTAATGCCCTTTTCCTGATCATTTTTCATAGCTTTAGCAGTTAGGGCGATTATAGGCAATGTCTCATATTTAGGATTTTGACGAATGACTTTGATTGCCTTATAGTCATCCATTTCAGGCATCATCATATCCATTAATACAAAATCAATTCCGGGATTCTCTTCTAAGGTTTTAATTCCGATTTTCTCATTTTCATCAAAAAATACATTCACCTTATGATTTTCCAGTACGGTTGTCAAGGCAAAAATATTTCGCTTATCACCATCTAGTATTAATATTTTGCAACCCTCCAGTAAATCTGTATGTTTAGTGGGAATTACTTCACCGTTATACCCCCACTGACATGTTGTTCAAATATTATATTGTTTAACAGTATCGTTCGAATGTTCTTCGAGACCGGCCGTTCAATCTTATTAATCATTTGAAACTTATCATCTCATTTGTGGTTATAAACAGGCAGCCCATATTAAAAATTAAGATTAAGTATTACTAAAGCAATGTATGTGTTATAAGAACCATTATAATGCCTTATTATTCATTTTACATTAACATACTATTGTTTTCCACATTTATTAAAAGAACAGCATCATTGCAATATTATTTAGAAAGACTCCGGTTAAACGTTCTTCCAGACTATCTATGAAATACCGGTGAAATGCGCGGCATTTTTTTCATTCTAATTGGAAAGACTGTTGATTTTTATTGTTAATAATATTTAATATTTAGTTAATACTAAACGGGAAATTATTAAAAGGAGGTGTCGTAAAATGGCACAGCAGCATATTCACTGTATTGTTAATAACTGCCACTACTGGTCCCAGGGCAATAAGTGCGTAGCTAATGAAATTTTGATAGCTTCAGATCAGTTCGGAAATCAATATGCTGACAGAGTAGATGCTACAATGGTTAAGCAGCTGTCCCCGACTCCGGTTAACAGTTGTATGGAATCCTGCTGCAAATCCTTTGTTCCTAAAGGCTCGGGTGAAATTAATCAGGATGGTATTAAGAAACAGAGTATGTAACAATAAAGTTGCCTTAACAACTTTATGTAGAAAAACACCCCGGTTGCAGCTTGAACCGGGGTGTTTTTTCTAAAGATTATTTACCGGAGATAAATATCTTTTAATTCTTCCGGAATTCGCTCTATATGATCCCAATATGGAAACGGTGGCAAAGGTTCGTGTTCCTCTTCTTCAAAAGGTTCTTTCTTAGGTGATATTATCGGTTTAAAGCGAGGACTGTCATAGTATACAGCTAAGGCATTAACTTGAACAATTTCCTTCTCCGGGTATCGAAAAGCGGTTAAATATCCTCCCATGCAGCAGCCCTGGTCAATATCAATAGTGTTATTAATTAATTTTGCCTCGGGTACTGGAGTATGACCATATACAATCAGGGGCTTACCTTTATAGTTTTTGGCCCAATCTCTTCTTATTGGCAGCCCGTCACTATCAACCTCTCCGTTGGCATCTCCGTAAAAACAAAAGTCTATAATTCTTTCTGATAACCTGCCGATCATATCTTCTTTTATACCGGCATGAGAAACCACTAATTTACCGTGATCTAAAATTAAATATGGTGGTACCGAATTATATAATTCTAAAAACTGATTAGCAAAATGCTTTCGTTCCTGTTCAGTAAGTTCCTTTAACTCTTCCACTGTTCTTTCCATACCATGTTTAACTTGAACATTTCGACCGATTAGGTAGCGTGCCAGCTTATTACAATGGTTTCCCGGTACATAGAGTGCTGTGCCGGCATCTACCATTCCTTTTACCAGTTTGACTGTATCCAGGCAATGCGGTCCTCGGTCAGCCAGGTCTCCCAGATATACAGCAGTTCTGCCGTCCGGGTGTTTATAAATCCCTTCTATCTTACGGTAATTGAGTTTTTGCAAAAGAATTTCTAATTCTTCAAGACAGCCGTGTACGTCGCCGATAATGTCAAAAGGGCCGTTTATAGTTGATTTTAATGATAAGAAGGTTTTAGGGACTAATCTTTTTTTATTCATAAGCGGTTTTTCTCTCCTGATTGTTTAGTTTTATGTTAGTTTAACCTGATAAATTGTAGAATATCAAAAGGACTGAACCTAAGTACCCTAAATGCGAACTTGGGTTCAGTCCCTAATGATTAAAATATTTTACCTAACAGCTTTTTTCCGCGCGACATTTGCCGCAGTTACCGTTACAACTGCGGATGCTGTAAACCGGAGTTAAGCATCTGGGGCAGCGCATATTACGAGGATCATTTATTTGGTAACCGCAGGTTGGACAAAAAATTTTTTCCGTTTTTTGGGGTTTATTCATATCAACACTCCTGTTTTTATTTAGTTGTGCCCGTTGCTCTTGCTGCTCTCAGCTTGTAGGTAATCTTACTTAAAATTACGGAGAGAAGAGCTAATGAAACAAAAGTAGTTATAACTAACACTGAGCCGTAAGTTATATTATCATCAGCAGCAAATAGTTGAGCTACAATTCCTCCTACGGTAAATGAAATTATCCAGGTACCGGCCCACATAATAGAGGCTTCCTTAGTACCCCTTTCTTTAAAAATTACCAAAATGGAAGCAATGCAGGGTACAAATAGGGTTATCGTAATTAAAGCTACTAATATTTCAATTGCACCCAGTTCCATACTGGTTAATCCTGCTGCCCCAAAGTCTCTCCTTACAATTCCCATAATAAAGGCGGTGGCAGTTTCCTGAGGTAGATTTAACCAACCTACAGTCAGTGGAGATAACAGCTTTTGTAAAAAAGCTAATATACCGGTTAGTTGAAATACGCTTATAATTAAAGCCCCCAAGGCAAAAAGCGGTGTTGCCTCTTTAAGAAACATGAAGGATTTGGTTGTAGTCTTGTGTACCACATTGCCCATTCTGGGGATACGAAGTGGTGGTAAATCAATTAACAGGTCTGCTGATTTACCGGGTAAGAGCATATTTAATACAGTTCCGACAATGACTAATATACTAAATATTACCAGGGCATAGATACCTGCAAACAGCGGGCCGGCACCACCTAAAAGGCCGGCAATTACACCCAATTGTGCAGAACATGGTATTACAAGGCCGAGAAGAAAAATTGTAATTCTCCGTTCCCTCTCAGATGATAGCAGTCTTGTAGTAATACTGGCCATGGTTACACAACCGAAGCCTAGAATCATCGGGATAATTGCCCTACCGTTAAGACCAATGCCTGTTAATACACGATCTACCAGTGCAGCAATGCGCGGTAGATAGCCTGAATCCTCGAATAAAGATAAAAAGAAATAAAAACCGGCTACCAAAGGTAACAATAGACCCAATACATAAGTGAAAGTCATGGTTAGTAAGCCGAATTCACCGATAAGAATTTCTCCCAGCCAGGAATTTGCCGGTATAACTGAAGCTACTGCATTCCGGACTGCAGGCTCGTACATTCCCTGCATAATCGTTTCTTCAGTTAAACCAACGACATTTCCGGCTACAAATACCCCAATAATTTTATACATCGCCCAGAGAGTGAATATTAAAATGGGAATACCGGTTAAGGGTTTGA from Desulfolucanica intricata carries:
- a CDS encoding DUF3231 family protein → MLTKIIEEIEKITNIGKSPSEKQKEINVTEASLIWDLLTTRYDTLETNKVFENWAGDSDLKIILEQGDKFISKEIEILENITIEYGIPSPPRTTVNPVNIINKEVLSDKYIYRHTLGGIQAFLPTLVYGITHTISPTIRNIFIEFLTQEIKLYSNFFEYGLLKGYLATPPAYRM
- a CDS encoding DUF441 domain-containing protein, which encodes MERKLILLFILIIGLWGHNRMVALAAFTLLILDVLKITIIYPYMERYGINIGILILTIAVLTPIAENNIRLQDILGLFKSSTGIISLAIGIFVAILGGKGVSLLAAQPQIITGVLVGTIIGTSFLGGVPVGPLIAAGIISLLMSIKT
- a CDS encoding YkgJ family cysteine cluster protein, producing the protein MKILSKSRKAVYRIYDLVDVLSEQLCRMDPYWKKCFPCNNNGICCKNVDIPLYGVEWVLVSEYLRNLLTEDVQMIQNNLRNNIKCPFRLSSKCAVHSVRPLYCRITPFYATYHEQSTEIEVMYPSKNCTFVRQRYLRVTDRMPQLFERLGERYFIVLSEVIGKSPEMRLLESSGKQYLSQLLDNFCHINIL
- a CDS encoding phage holin family protein codes for the protein MSWLMSLLLNGLALFIADYFVDGFQIHGIIAVVLAVIILGFVNAVIRPIIVFLTFPITLVTLGLFYFVINGITFYLASWLVPGFQVSNFGGAFWGAIVTGLLNWILNGLFNRKD
- a CDS encoding NUDIX hydrolase → MLEGVNQLINRTPDIQNKWEYFSSAVLLPLIEIKGETHILFEVRAAHLKTQPGEICFPGGKIEAGESPRDTAVRETIEELGITKNQIELIGPLDYMLLPSGALIYPYVGKISRPEKINPNRNEVGDVFTVPVDFFLTTPPQVSKMEVSVQPTENFPLEKVPPVYRKTWRRWTYDVYFYEYGIYIIWGITSRILVNFITIIQPENHIF
- a CDS encoding zinc dependent phospholipase C family protein — translated: MKRIFYSFALISLTGLIIASKINNDNNRYNEDILISKELMSSEVDPSHLSSNMTQEDIEAAEIQEFGKTLKEIAKDIEQKYDQIKNNSSIGNVEINWTSDYKNYSTEASTHRWITWKGKDILKGDNKLNWYNIANNYRSYLYNGSDIADFEGWFTLFVDHFHDPDTDLNLIGSTTSAADKCQECFDLAVDYWKNNLKNDAMLYLGKALHYLQDCNMPHHAALYPVILTSHKNFEKYANSVKDNYVYVFGGYYNWAKSPFDYCDRAAGYAKAYIDYVDDVNNQKKWAYVADNNLCRAQKTTAGLMGQFFQAVGVAAKN
- a CDS encoding esterase/lipase family protein, producing the protein MKYIKGYVPVFFLVIILVSVLPIQQLFDPDHLVKSENQINNSSNQRIINQSVINKSVHRSIYIVLIKGLGTECNGTRYGNIGFSSLRKKLTLYGFQYRDRRFLQYSYTGGEVKAGEWYPNKYSPEDTGQPIGISVKHLNDLIEELSAADPKARFILVGHSLGGVIAFDFISKYTENISRIKGVVTLNAPLMGAIYNIPNIVLEIFQNNGSVWGSIAVRELILQNEFKVDLENLRRQTALKLQKNGIHLATFATQQDLIVHSSSAFLRDINKKPITEGNIISVSRLEKLPYSLYGHRQILNEALIADYIISILET
- a CDS encoding histidine kinase dimerization/phospho-acceptor domain-containing protein, translating into MKRILAAAAYELKNPLTILQGVTRLCSLTSISEEEQEYFHKLTSQKNVLLKSFSELTVES
- a CDS encoding HAMP domain-containing histidine kinase; protein product: MAQLIDDLLNLSQVTRYEIKYQEINLSLIVQNIAVEFQKMQPHRKVEFVIAPDLFSKGDFRLIRVALENLIGNVWKFTEKQPYARIEFGVIEQVSTPR
- a CDS encoding CheR family methyltransferase, which encodes MSMRKDTEPPGYDAHLEKIEVKLLLEGIYQCYGFDFRNYVYPSIRRRIWHRIKAEGLNSISGLQEKILHDYGAMKRLFDDFCIHVTEMFRDPGFFLAFRTKILPFLKNKSFTRIWHAGCSSGEEVYSMAILLSEEGLYGKTKIYATDINEEMIKKAKSGVFPLSKIRVYTENYIKAGGKRDFSDYYQVMEKNVVLKPFLINNIFFAQHNLVTDGLFNEFDVIICRNVMIYFNRYLQMKVHKLFYDSLSLQGFLGLGNKESLVFTDLADLYAEIDKKEKLYRKIK
- a CDS encoding response regulator — its product is MPTKHTDLLEGCKILILDGDKRNIFALTTVLENHKVNVFFDENEKIGIKTLEENPGIDFVLMDMMMPEMDDYKAIKVIRQNPKYETLPIIALTAKAMKNDQEKGINAGATDYISKPVNLLQPLFLIKVCINRCRAHEHA
- a CDS encoding DUF1540 domain-containing protein produces the protein MAQQHIHCIVNNCHYWSQGNKCVANEILIASDQFGNQYADRVDATMVKQLSPTPVNSCMESCCKSFVPKGSGEINQDGIKKQSM
- a CDS encoding metallophosphoesterase, coding for MNKKRLVPKTFLSLKSTINGPFDIIGDVHGCLEELEILLQKLNYRKIEGIYKHPDGRTAVYLGDLADRGPHCLDTVKLVKGMVDAGTALYVPGNHCNKLARYLIGRNVQVKHGMERTVEELKELTEQERKHFANQFLELYNSVPPYLILDHGKLVVSHAGIKEDMIGRLSERIIDFCFYGDANGEVDSDGLPIRRDWAKNYKGKPLIVYGHTPVPEAKLINNTIDIDQGCCMGGYLTAFRYPEKEIVQVNALAVYYDSPRFKPIISPKKEPFEEEEHEPLPPFPYWDHIERIPEELKDIYLR
- the feoB gene encoding ferrous iron transport protein B codes for the protein MSDCHNTVSKLELPPGSRKIVLAGNPNAGKSVVFNFLTGMYVDVSNYPGTTLEISTGRLGDSFVIDTPGVYGISSFNDEERISRDIILSADIVVNVVNAVHLDRDLFLTQQIIDTGIPVIIALNMVDEANKQGLKINIEYLEKLLGVPVIPTVAVQKKGLEELKNKIPTARRGNITTNLPDKLGQITEAVGNQAEALLIMEGDPVIACRHGLEPEGYREEIYIKRRNHINEIFNQVVIETTSGSSFSNHLGRMMIKPLTGIPILIFTLWAMYKIIGVFVAGNVVGLTEETIMQGMYEPAVRNAVASVIPANSWLGEILIGEFGLLTMTFTYVLGLLLPLVAGFYFFLSLFEDSGYLPRIAALVDRVLTGIGLNGRAIIPMILGFGCVTMASITTRLLSSERERRITIFLLGLVIPCSAQLGVIAGLLGGAGPLFAGIYALVIFSILVIVGTVLNMLLPGKSADLLIDLPPLRIPRMGNVVHKTTTKSFMFLKEATPLFALGALIISVFQLTGILAFLQKLLSPLTVGWLNLPQETATAFIMGIVRRDFGAAGLTSMELGAIEILVALITITLFVPCIASILVIFKERGTKEASIMWAGTWIISFTVGGIVAQLFAADDNITYGSVLVITTFVSLALLSVILSKITYKLRAARATGTTK